In Falsibacillus pallidus, the DNA window GTGGATGGAAATGTCATGCGGGTCTTTTCACGGATTCTTTCGATCTGGGAGGACATAGCTAAACCGGCTTCCCGAAAAGTATTTGAAGAAGCGGTCCGTGCAATCATCGCCAAAGATAATCCATCCGATTTCAATCAGGCTTTGATGGAGCTTGGCGCCTTAATCTGTACACCGACATCGCCGTCCTGCCTACTCTGCCCTGTAAGGGAGCACTGCATCGCATTTCACGAGGGGAAAGAGCGTGAACTTCCGATCAAAACGAAGAATAAAAAGACCAAAAAAGTTCAGCTCGCAGCGGCAATCCTTTCGACTGATGATGGAAGATACCTGATTCGCAAGCGGCCTGCGAAAGGACTCCTCGCCAATCTTTGGGAGTTCCCGCAGTGTGAAGATGACCATACATTCACCTCCACCAAGAGGCACTTGCAGGAATATTTATTAAAAGAACATGCTGCCATGGCAGAAGTTGAAAATGCAGCCTTCGGAAAAATTGAGCATGTCTTCTCACACCTTGTCTGGAATATTGATGTGTATGCCGGCAGAATCGAAGGCGAAATCGACCAAACCGATACCGTGAAGCTAGTGACAGAAGAAGAAATGAAAGAATTCGCATTCCCGGTTTCCCACCAGAAGATGTGGAAGCAGTATAAGGAAAAATGAAGCTGCAGAGTATAGCAGCTTCATTTTTAATTTAATCAAAGTTAACTTCGGTACCATGGGTATAATCCGCTTCGAGTCTTTTCAACCCGCCGCGGCCTTCGATTTCCTCGACGATTTCACGATGGATGGTCTGTCCTTCTGAATTTAAGTATGGCACCATCTGCTGCAGGGAATGGTGGAAAAAGGCCAACTCGCTTTTTTTCCATTCCGACATCGGCAGCATGCTCAATTCCGTCATATCACGGCCAACATACATGGGTTGCACTCTCCTTTTCACATGCGCTTATTCCTATTCTTTATTCCGGCGTTGTTTGTTATGCGCAAAATCGCTAAAATATATACGAATAGAAAGGATGAAGAAAAATGTCTAATAAAGTTGCATTAGTTACAGGAAGCAGCAGGGGCGTAGGAAAAGCCATCGCTCTTGAACTTGCCAAAGAAGGATATGATCTTGTCATCAATTATGCCCGCAGCAAAAAAGCGGCGCTTGAAACAGCTGAAGAAATTGAAAAGCTAGGAAGAAAAGCTTTTGTCGTACGTGCAAATGTAGGCGACGTTGAAAAAATCCGCGGCATGTTCGAAGCCATCAAGGAAGAGTATGGCCGTCTGGATGTATTCATCAGCA includes these proteins:
- the mutY gene encoding A/G-specific adenine glycosylase encodes the protein MAKIFIDNLEKIDIEGFQQDLINWFQAEQRTLPWRENKDPYRVWVSEIMLQQTRVDTVIPYFNNFVEQFPTINDLAEADEDKVLKAWEGLGYYSRVRNLQSAVKEVKEVYGGIVPKDPKEIAKLKGVGPYTAGAILSIAYGVPEPAVDGNVMRVFSRILSIWEDIAKPASRKVFEEAVRAIIAKDNPSDFNQALMELGALICTPTSPSCLLCPVREHCIAFHEGKERELPIKTKNKKTKKVQLAAAILSTDDGRYLIRKRPAKGLLANLWEFPQCEDDHTFTSTKRHLQEYLLKEHAAMAEVENAAFGKIEHVFSHLVWNIDVYAGRIEGEIDQTDTVKLVTEEEMKEFAFPVSHQKMWKQYKEK